The following nucleotide sequence is from Novipirellula galeiformis.
ACATGCAATTATCACTGCTAAGGCAAAAAAGCGAACTCACTAACGCAGCCATACAGCGAGAAATCCTCGAAGGCGACGCAAAGCCACGACAGCCCTACTTCCACGAGAAGCTGCGGTCGAGCGGCTTAGAGAATCTTCGTGCCGCTGGCATCGACGTCATGCAAATCAACGTGGGCAAGTTGTGTAATCAAACTTGCACCCATTGCCACGTGGACGCGGGGCCAGACCGTCGCGAGAGCATGTCGCGAGAAACGGCCGAGCAGATCATCGACGTGCTTGCGAACAACGACATTCCCACCCTAGATATTACGGGGGGCGCACCGGAGATGAATCCCCGTTTTCGTTGGATCGTCGAGCAGGCGCACAAGCTTGGTTGTCGAGTCATTGACCGCTGCAACCTAACGATCTTGATGGCCAATGGATTCAAGGATTTACCCGAGTTCCTAGCCAAGCATGATGTCGAGGTTGTCGCCTCTTTGCCGTGTTACATGGAAGAAAATTGTGATAGCCAGCGCGGCAACGGCGTTTTCAAACGTTCCATTGACGCACTCAAACGTTTGAACCAACTTGGCTACGGACACCCCGGTTTGGGGCGGAAACTGACGCTCGTTTACAATCCCACTGGAACCGCATTGCCGCCGTCGCAACACGAACTCGAAGCGACCTACCGTGACGAGCTGAAAACGCGATACGACATTGTCTTTTCGGAACTGCACACGATTACCAATCTTCCGCTCAGCCGGTTTCTCGATGAACTGCTCCAGGGCGACCAACTCGATGTGTACATGCAGAAGCTGATCGACAGCTTCAATCCGCGCACCGTCGATGGCGTCATGTGTCGCAGGATGATCTCGGTGGATTGGCAGGGATACCTGTTCGACTGCGATTTCAACCAGATGTTGAACATGGGATTGTCTGCGGACCTGCCACAGCATATTTCAGATTTCGATCCCTCGAGACTTAGCGACCGCATGATCCAAACCGGCCGGCATTGCTTTGGCTGCACCGCCGGATGCGGATCGGGATGCCAGGGAGCCACGGTAACGTTTGCGTCGAAGGAGGCATCGTGATTCCACGCCCACCTCTCCTGAGAACTACCACGCTTTTCGCCCTGACACTACTATGCTTCGTCTTCCTCGGTTGCTCGTCAAACGATGCTGATAAGAACAAGAAGCAAATTGTGCTGACAGGGTCGAGCACGGTTGCGCCATTGATCGGTGAGATCGCCAAACAATTTGAAGCTCAGCATCCCGGAGTGCGGGTCGATGTGCAAAGCGGCGGCTCTTCACGAGGCGTTGCCGACACACGCCGCGAACTTGCAGATATCGGAATGGTCTCGCGAGACCTGAAGACCGGTGAACAGGATCTAACAGCGTTCACGATCGCTCGAGACGGGATCTGTGTCATCGTGCATCGAGACAATCCCGTTACATCACTGACCGACGATCAGATTGTGGCTATCTATACAGACCGCATCAACAATTGGAAAGAAGTTGGCGGATCAGACGCTCCCATCACCGTCGTCAATAAAGCCGAAGGTCGATCCACGCTGGAATTATTCGTAAGCCATTTCAATTTGGACAACGCACAAATCAAAGCCGATGCCGTGATCGGTGACAACGAACAAGGAATCAAGACCGTTGCCGGTAACCCCAACGCCATTGGTTACGTTTCGGTTGGAACCGCTGAATACGATGCCACTCACGACGTCGCGATCAAACTGCTGCCATTGGCGGGCATTGCGGCGTCCATCGAAAACGTACGAGCCGGCACGTTTCCATTGTCGCGGCCGTTGAATCTGGTCGTGACAAGCGAGACCACCGGAATCGTGGAGGAGTTCATCGCGTTTGCTTGCTCACGCGATGTAAATGAGATCATCTTGGAGCAGTACTTTGTCCCGCTTTCCCAGTGATACCATTCTCGTTTGGCTGCTTCGCGGCTGCGGATTGCTGACGGGGGCGATCACCGTGCTAATTGTAGGCTTTCTGATTTGGGAATCGTCACCCGCGTTTCGCGATGTCGGTGTTCAGCGTTTTGCTTCCGACTCATCGTGGCATCCTTCGGCGGGACCGACGAAGGGACAATTCAATCTTGTTCCCATGATTGCGGCGACATCACTGGCAACTGCGGGCGCAGTTCTATTGGCCGCACCGCTTGGGATCGGCTCGGCGGTATTCGCCCATTTCTATGCACCACGACGATTAAGACGAGCGTACGGTAAAATGATCGAACTGCTCGCCGGGATTCCTTCGGTAGTGTATGGCCTGTGGGGGCTGGTGGTGCTCGTTCCACTCATTTCGCGATGGCATCCGCCGGGAACCAGCCTGTTGTCGGCGATCATCATCCTGACGATTATGATTCTACCGACGATCGCGTTGCTGGTCGGTGCCGCTTTTGACAACCTGCCGTCGGAGTACCTGCGAGCATCCGCGGCACTAGGGCTTTCACGCGGACGAACCGTCACTAGCGTCGTCTTTCCAGCGGTTCGGTCAGGATTGTTCACGGCGGTGCTACTGGGAACAGGCCGAGCGATCGGCGAGACGATGGCGGTATTGATGGTTGCTGGCAATGTCGTTCAAAACCCAACCCGCATTTTTCAACCCGTCCGAACGATTACAGCAAACATTGCATTGGAGATGGCTTACGCGATGGACGGCCATCGCTCGGCATTGTTCGTTTCGGGGCTGCTGTTGATGGCGATGGTCATCGTGCTCGCCGGATTCGCAGAATGGGTCAGTCGGGGGCGTATTCATGGCTAGTCATCCTCAAACCTATTCGCGTTCAGCCGTCAGCGTATTGTTTGATACACTGGCAACCTGTGTCGCATGGTCTATCGCAGCCTTGGTCAGTGGCATTTTTGTTTGGATATTGGCGGACATCGTCATCGCAGGTCTGCCGTCGATCTCTTGGAGTTTTTTAACCGAAACGCCTCGAAATGCGGGACGCGATGGAGGGATTTTTCCCATCATCATTTCAACGCTACTGATCCTGTTCGTGGCAATGCTCGTTTCGGTCCCGCTCGGTTTAGGAACCGCGATCTTACTGAGCGAATTGACACGGGCGGAAAGCACGTTTGGAATGCTGGTGCGCCGCAGTTTGGATGTTCTCGCAGGCGTGCCTTCGATCGTATTCGGGCTGTTTGGCAACGCATTTTTTTGTATCTATTTGGGACTCGGGTTTTCGATTTTATCAGGAGGGCTGACGCTATCGTGTATGGTGCTGCCGATCCTGATTCGAGCGACCGAGGAAGGTTTTCGCTCGGTTCCGAACGAATATCGCATGGGTGCGGCGGCGTTGGGGTTATCTCGAACTGCGACGCTTGTGCAACTGTTGTTGCCAGCCGCAGTACCCGGGATCGTCGTTGGATTGGTGCTGGGTATCGGCCGCGCATTAGCGGAGACCGCGGCACTGATTTTTACTAGCGGATACGTGGATCGTGTCCCCGGTTCGTTGTTCGATTCCGGGCGTTCCTTATCCGTTCACATTTTTGACTTATCGATGAATGTTGCTGGCGGTGATCGATATGCGTATGCCTCCGCATTGGTTCTCATTGCGATGTTGATCGTCATCAACGCGAGTGCGAGTTGGACTGCCAATCGTTGGTTGAGAAAAAGGATCGTGGTGACATGAAATCAGAAAACAGAGAACGCCCTGACCGCGGTGGCTGCGAACAGGCGAATTGTCCGGAACACAACGGGTTCACCCTCGGTCCCCTCGATACCGGACCACCATGCTGTATTCCCGAACCATTGATCGAAGTCGACGACCTTGCGGTTCACTACGGGAATGCTCGCGTCTTGAGCGGAATTTCGTTGACGATCAACCGCGGATGTGTGACCGCGTTGATTGGGCCATCGGGCTGCGGAAAGACAAGCTTCTTGAGTAGTTTGAATCGCATGACGGACATGATTCCTGGATGCCGTGTCGAGGGAAACATTACGATTGGCGGGCTCGACGTCCAAGCGACGAAGGATGTGATCTCGCTCCGCCGTCGTGTCGGAATGATCTTTCAAAAACCAAATCCCTTTCCTCTTTCGATTCGCAAAAATATCGAGATGCCTTTGAAGGAACACGGTTTTCGCCAGCGAAGTGAACGGACAGAAATCATCGAAAGCGTTCTCGAGGACGTCGGCTTGTGGGCAGAGGTGAAGGATCGACTTGATTCATCCGCGTTGTCTCTTTCGGGCGGCCAACAGCAACGGCTTTGCATCGCACGCGCTCTCGCTTTACGCCCCGAAGTTCTATTGATGGATGAACCATGTAGTGCTCTGGACCCGTTGGCTAGCAGTGTCGTTGAAGAGCTGCTGCAGAATTTCCGAGGACGGTACACCGTTGTCATCGTGACCCATAACTTGCAGCAAGCGCGGCGGGTCGCCGATTATGCCGCTTTCTTCTGGGCGACCGACGGTACGGGCACGTTGATCGAACACGGGACCGGCGCCTGTATATTCGACAAACCGCAACAACCGTTGACGGTAGCCTATGTCAATGGCAAGGCGGGGTAACGAAGTGACCGCGAATCAAATCGAGAAACTCACTGGCGACCCGTCGGGATCAACCACGTTTTCGGCGAAGCCTCATCGCGTGATCGTGTTTTCACGATATCCAACACCTGGCGTGACGAAGACCCGGATGATCCCCGCGCTCGGTGCCGAGCGCGCGGCACGCCTACAGCACTCATTGACGAGTTTGACGTTGGGGGTGGCGAGTGATTATCGCGCGGACCGTCCCTGCGATTTAGAAGTTCGGTTCGTAGGCGGCGATCCAACGTTGATGCGAGAAGCGTTTGGAACGGAAAAACGCTATCTCCTGCAACGAGGCGTAAGTTTGGGAGAGCGACTAGTCGACGCATTCGCTGTCGCGTTCAACGAGGGGGCAACACGAGTCGTCGTGATCGGATCAGACTGTCCCGAAATTTCTTCGACGATTCTCGACGAAGCAATCAACGCTTTATCACACGCCGATGTGGTCCTGGGGCCGGCAATCGACGGTGGTTACTACCTGATTGGGCTGAACACGAATCAGCCTCAACTCTTTCAAGGGATCGACTGGGGAAGCGGAAGCGTATTGCGAGATACCATTGCAAAGGCAAAGCACTCGCAATGCAAAGTTCATCGATTGCAAACGCTTTCGGATGTCGATTATCCCGAGGACTTGGTTACCTGTCGTCGTAATCCCGAGGCCTTCGGCAACGTGCTTCCCCTGACTCGGGATGGTGTCTTGTCGGTGATTGTACCGACACTGAATGAAGAACGCTGTATTGAACAGACGCTTAGCCGAATGGTCGGGATTCCGAATGTCGAAGTCGTTGTCGCGGACGGCGGCAGCGAGGATTCGACGATCGACATCGCGCGAAACATGGGTGCGACGATCGTCTCTGCTAAACCTGGGAGAGGGAGACAGATGAATGCGGGCGCGGCGATCGCGACTGGCGACGTGCTGCTATTTCTGCATGCTGACACCCAGGTGCCGGACTCGTTTCATCAGCATGTTCGGGCGACACTCCAGCATGGCGTGATCGCGGGCGCGTTCTCATTGCGGATCGACGGTGACGATTTTGGACTGAGATGGATTGAGAAAGGTGTGAATTTGAGGTCGCGTTTTCTTGGGCGACCTTACGGGGACCAGGGGTTGTTTGTGTCCGCAAGTTGTTTTTTCAAAATCGGCGGTTTTCCAAATTGGCCGTTAATGGAAGACGTCGAATTTGGCAGCCGCTTGCGGAAATACGGCAGCATCTCGCTGGCCGAAGCCGCCGTCACAACGTCCGCACGCCGGTGGTTGCGACTGGGGATTCCGAAGACCACACTCATCAACCAACTTTGCATCGCCGGATTTTGCTTGGGCATTCCATCGGAGACATTGCACCGCTGGTATCGGTCGCGGCGTTAAGTTTTCGCACGGCTCGACGCTACGCGTGTTTGCCAATTTCCCAACCGCTACCGCCAAGATGTTTTTGGGCGAAAGCGGCGGAGTCCGGTTCAAGGGTTGTTGCGAACGTGTCGTTCCATCGATTCAGGAATCCAAATAGCGCAATCGTCGCCCCAAGCTCAACAATCTGATTCTCGCTGTAGTGCAGTCGCAAAGTAGTGAAGTGGTCGCGGGTGACGGCACTGGGCGTACTGCCAGCCGCAAGTGCAAAACGTAACGCAGCGACTTCGGCAGCGTCGAAAAGATCGCTATTCTCGAAATCCCAAACCGCTTCTAGCTTTTCGATGGAGATTCCCAAGTGAAACGCTTCCCCGATCGTGTGCGCTTGGCAATATCGACAACCTGAAGCATTGCTACTCACATGCGCAACCAAACTCTTTAGTGACGCGGACAGACGATCTGCCGAGCGGAGATGACGAATCGACCAGATGATGTTCTTGAGATACAGCCGTACTCCTGTCCAAACCGGTAAGCCACGATCGCGTGGCGGCCCCAGAATGTTTGCAACCAGCATTGCAAAGCTGCCAAGCACTGCGGGCTGACGAGCCATCGTCAACATCGAGTTTGGAACAAACCCGAGTTGCTGGCGTGCCATGCGAAAAATCAGTTCACATTCACGAGCTTCGGCCTCAATCAACGGCGGTAGATGTGATGGCATGAATACTTAACTCCCACGATACATAGATACTGAAAACTATCGAAACGCAATCATGCCGATTTGAAAACACGGAATCTCGAAGTCACGAATTTTGAATGTCATCGAGCACCGGTATGCGATGTGAAAACGATTCTAAGTAGGAAGTGCAGGGGGGCAACGTCAGCGCCCCGTGATCTCGGTTTCAGGTCGAAACGCATACCAAGCGAACCAAAACGCATTCATCCACTGCACTCCAGCATCTGCCTCGACGACTCGAATCGTTTGATCGTTGGCGTCGAATGCAACGACGAACTTTTTGCTGCCAAGCGACTTCTCGATCTGCGTCGACTTCCCTGCAAATGCTGAAACGGGAATCGCCAGTGCGGCGGTATCATCCCAAACTCCGATCATGCGTTCCTTCTGTGGCAACGCATTGCTGATCGGTTTCGCTGGGAACATTAAATTGGGCTGTTGGAAGTAACCTGCATACGGGCTGGTTCTATAGTTTCTCCGGTGTCCGGTTTCGGATGAAATCACAGTGGTGTTTGGATGGCGAGCTTGCCATGCTGCCCATGTGGTGAGTTCCATTGGCAGAACGGTTAATTTTATTCTGGCGCCAGGTCCCGAAACCCCTTCTCCCTTTACCTGCGACCAGAGACTTTCCGTGTTGGATCCGTCGTACATCAATACGTTGCTGTTGTAGAGCAGTCCTGAGACACCAAACTCTCGTTCACCCAGAGGAGTCCGACGATCAAATACGACGGCCGAGTCACACAGCGGACAATAGGTCACGGCAATCGGTAATTGGCCGATTCGATCATTGATGATTTCGTGGTAGTTCAAAATGGCCAGCGGATAGGCACGTGATTCGCTACCCGACACGACGCCAACCACCCGGTCACTGGGGCCGAGGTAGGACGCTTCTGCAGGCGAAACCAACGTTGGATTTGTCAGCGCAGGAATGCCGTTTTTCGGAGGACCACCGGATTGAATCTCCCCAACCGGAATCGTTGCCTGGCTCAAGTCAAACCCAACACCGCCCGGTCCTGAAAACTGCACCAGTGGGACAATGGACTGCGCCTGGAGAATGCGTTGAACATGACGCGGGATCGACCACGAAACTGCAACCGCTAACGCACTAAACAGCAACACGCTGCGAACGTAACTGGACTGAATCCCCATTTCGGTCTACTCCCTTTCGAACAAACAAGGTACCTGAGTGAGCTGCCTGACGATGACGTAGGCTAGGCTACGTAGGAATGAGTGCCCGCAAAATCGGATGGATCGGCCCGCGCATCCTTTGCCACAAATCCAATGTCACTATCGCAGTGACGTGTTCGTTCGGCTGTGATGCAACTCACCGTTAGCAAAAGAATTCTCCGGCGAACAGTTCTAAACGCGATGCCAAGGTCATTGTGATTCTAATGACCGCGCCGCGTCGCCGTTGTGACCACCGGGACAACGAATGCAACTAACACTGCTGCCGCCCCCCTGACGCCAAGCATTCCGGCGACGGGTATGGATGCATCCAACAGGAAGCTTGCTTCGATTAGCGGTGACGGAATATTTGACGCCGTGGGCGACAGTGTCCGTTGCTACATGTCGGCGGAGATGCGTAGTGACGCGTTTGGTGGTATTGCGTCGGTGATTGGTACACGGGAGCGTAGCTCTGGTACGCCATCGACGACGAATAATTGAGTGTCGGGCTGGCCGGAATACCGCCACCACAATTGCCCGATGCGCATCCTGAGCCGATTCCGATCGGCGCCAATGGAACTGCGGCGGCCTGCTGTGGAGCATACGACTGCATGGGGGCGGGGGCTATGCGAGGCGCTGCAGCTGCAGGCATCGTTGGTGCAGTGTATCCGCCGCGGCGCGATCCGCTTTGTGCTTGGGCGTCACCGCAGACTGTACTGACCAAGAATACGAACACAACGCTTGCAAAGCACTTCTTAGCAAATTTCATCGAGGGAGTCTCTTCATCGAGTAGACGTGGGAAGCCAAAGCGTTCCCCATAAGTTGAACGAACAGCATTCTGGTCTGGCACGCCTATCTGCGTTGTGAGTGGCCTCACAGACGAAAAACTTTTCAGGCGAAACGAATTGTTGTAAGGAAAAGTCCCCATTTCCGTCTTCATTCTTAACTTAGAAAACCATTCCATTACTCGGATCCGCAAAGAGAGATACGATGAACCGCCTCCAATCCCAAACACGCCTGTCGATCACACGCCCCGTCGCGATGTTCGCGACTACACTTGTGCTCGGTTCGCTCCTCGCAACCGCCGCTCATGCTCAATCAGGCACACGAACCAAGTCATCAGCTAGCTCGCCGGCCGCTCATGCAGGTAGCAGCACGAAATCAAACGCCAGCACGGTGGGGTTACGAGGTTATTGCCCCGTCTGTGTCATTGAAATGAAAAAGTGGATTAAGGGCGATGCACAGTTCGCGGCACAGTACGATGGAAAGACGTATCTGTTTCCTAGCGAAGAACAGAAGCAGATGTTCGTGAATGACCCGAGCAAGTACACACCCATTCTTGGTGGCGACTGTATCGTCGCCTTGGTGGAGATGGGAAAACGAGTCCCCGGCAGTCTTCAATACGCGGCATTGCACGAAGACCATCTCTATCTCTTCTCGAATGAGCAAGCGAAAGGAATGTTTCAATCCAACAAAGAGAAATACGCTCATGCCGACATTGCACTTGGCGGCAAGTGCACGGTGTGTCGTGTCGAAATGAACAAGGATGTTGACGGCGTCTCCGAATTCACCAGCCTCTACAAAGGAATGCGATACCTATTCCCCGGCCAAGAACAACAGCAGATGTTCAATCAGAACCCGAGCAAGTACGAAGTCACGAAATAGGAGCTTGGTGAACATAAGGCTAAGTCAGGATCGTTGGATCCAACTTGGTCCGTACGGGGACGATGTGCATCGTTCCCCAGCACAGGCCAGTTTCGGCCCTGACCGCCTTGCCCGATGAATCCTCCGTCAAGGGCTTTCCCCTGAGCAAATGCGAAGCAATCCAGGACGATGCGAACATTTAAATTTATCGCAAAGATGGAGGAATGCCTCTCGGTACTGGTCCAATGTTATAACAGTAGCGGTTTGGCCCCCGAATTCGCAAACTCCGACGGGGTGAGACCACTGAGCCCACGGCGGGGACGATGGTGGTTTGCACTTCCCATAATTATAATGTGTCCACACTTCCGCCGCAGCCTTGGAGCTGACGGGGACGGAGCGTCTTTGGCGGGCACACGTGACTAGCGAGAGCGGACTGATCGTGGAAGCTAGGCGTGGCTTCACGGTTGCCACGACCGAACCCCATGCTGATCGCGCGGCCCGTCGACGTCCGTGCCTGGCTGGTCAGGCACTGCTAGCCCGCATGACGACCAAGCGTTAGGACCGCCCCGTTGGTTTTTTTCAGGCGTTTGTCGTTGATAACTCAGGCCGTTGGCCTCGGCTGACATAGCGCTGCCCCGTTGGCACGGAGATGTGACGGTCTGTTTTAGGCCCAACGGGCCGCCGTTAGGTCAGCCCATGGCAACGCCCTGGGATTGCGGGAGCCCCTGTCCAGCCAAGCCCCAACGGGGCGGTCCTAATCGCACGCGTATCGTTCGTCCCAATCGATACCGTGTCGGCGGCACAAGATACGGACGTCGGGGACAGGACGTCGGGGACAGTGCATGCGCTCCGCGTGGCCGTCGATTTGAGTGTCCAGCAAACAGGGCTGCTTCCTACCGGTCGCCATGCGCCGCTGGCAGAACCGGCTCTACTTGGCTTGTGTGCGGGATCGATTTACTTCGCTTGCGTTCCCATTTTCTAACCTCCCATTTTTTAACCTGCCATTTTTTAACCTGCCATTTTTTAACCTGCCATTTTTTAACCTGCCATTTTTTAACCTGCCATTTTTTAACCTGCCATTTTTTAACCTGCCATTTTCTAACCTCCCATTTTCTAACCTCCCATTTTCTAACCTCCCATTTTCTAACCTCCCATTTTCTAACCTCCCATTTTCTAACCTCCCATTTTTTAACCTCCCATTTTTTAACCTCCCATTTTTTAACCTCCCATTTTTTAACCTCCCTCCATCCTCGCAAGGCTTTGTCAAAAGGCTCACGATCTCGGTTGGACTGACGGCGTCTGTGGCAGAAAGGCAAGTCGTTGGCACAGCGTAGATACGGTGCTCCGGACGAGAAGGTTAGAAAATGAGAGGTGAAAAAATCGAGAATGGGTGTCGCCCACCAAAATTGACGTCGCGTGCCGTACTCGGTGGATGCCATCGTCGCTTGTTTTCTAGCCAACCTCCGGGACCACAACCTCCGATAGCGACGCCCAACTTTGGCCGCTCTGTCGGGTCCCTGCGCTGGATGGCATTCGTCGATTGTATTCGAGCCACAAAGCGGCACCGAATTCACAAAAGGTAGGGCGCGTGCAATGAGCTCTGTTCCCTCAATGCCAATTTGTCCGCTTGCGGGATTCTGCCCAGTCGTGAATCGACGGCAAAAGGAGCTGCAGCGTCAGGCCTTGCCTATGAGCCAATCGGTACTGAGCCAATCGGTACTGAGCCAATCGGTACCGGCCACCGTTTCATCGCCACAGGCGCCCCGGCGCAGCCACCGCTCGTCCACGACCCGAAATTCAAGCTGCGGCGGACTACTAGACATGAAGCCCGAAACGCGAACTTGGCCCCACGTCATGCGTTCCCCCAACATGCTTGTCGGGAGGGAACGAAATGCAGCAGGGCCGATTCCCGGTTACCGAGATCGCGTGACTAGTTCGTAACCCCAGCATCGGGCGTTTTGGAATGTGCATTTTGCGGGAAATCGAAGGTCAACACGAGGGGCTCGGATCCTGTGTTTTCGATTTCAACGCCACCGTTGGCAAGCGCGGCCTGCGTGATGAACCCGATCTCGGGATAGATCTCGCCGAGAATCATATCCTGGTGATATTGCACTTTAAGTTTTCCAACTCGGCCGCTTCCGCCGTTGGTGTGGAACAGCGCGGGAGTCTCCGGGCAAAAATGAGTCTTGCCGCCAGGCTGCACAGTCAGCCGCAGGATCGAGCACTTCTGATCGCCGAGGAAATCACCGTAAACAATCCACTTCGCATCGACACCGTCACCTGCAAATTCTTCGGCGGTGATCGCCGGACGCCTATTCTTCTGGACGAAATCGGGATCCTGATTGGCTGCGAAGTCGAACTTTTCGACCAGGTATTCCCAGTCTTCGTGACGATCTTTCGGATAGTCCTCTTCCCTGCATGCGTAAAACGCATCCGCTGCACCGATACGTCCGTCCAGCGTCAGGTCCTCGGCCAGGAAGTGCTCATCCATCGTGACATGCAATTCGTGCGTGCAAAGGTCTGTCGGCGAGTGCAGCACGCCGTTGGGCATCACGAAGCCGTTATCAATATGCATCATCGTATGCGGCGACAAATGCCTAACCCCGTTGTACTCGCCCTGTCCGAAACGCTTCATGCAGGCCAGGAACTCATCCTTGGTCACGAACGGGTACAGCCCCATTGCCGTGGTGTGGTAATGCGACGGACAGACTCCAGGATTGTCGAAAGAATTGATGTCGTACACTTCCCACTTGGACCAGTGAAGGTGATGCGGGATCGGGTTCAGGTTGTCGAATTTCTTGGATACAATCGGCCAAGTCGGCGTCCCAAAAAGTGATTTCGAAAACGCCGTTACCTTCTCACCCATGACCGCTTCTGGATTGGCAGAGATCAGATCCTGCAACGAGATGAACTGCCCGTTCGGAGTAAGAACGTGCGCTTCACCTTCACGAAACGGTGCTTTATTCGTGCGAGTATCGATGACACCCGTCACGATGGGCACGGTGCAGCACATCCAGAGTTCATCGAGCCCCGTCCCGTTCATGTAGTCGGGGTAATACGATTTTTCATCAAGGCGAAGCCGTTTACCCGGCGAACAAAATGTCCGGCCAGCGTAGCGGTGTGTTAGCTGCAACACCCCGTCGTTCTTATTAAGGCAGTCATCGAGAATCGAATCCGGTCCTCCGCCGGTTCCGTCGATCACATCTTGCTTGGGATACTCGTGCAGTTTGTCGGCGAGAATGGACACCATGGGTAATGAACCTCAATGAATCGAAAGAAGCGTGTCGGTTCCAAAAAATGATTTTTTGGAGGATGGGTGGGGAACTTCGTTTGCTAAAACGCAACGAGACTGACGAAGAATCGAATGGTCCGCGGTGATAGCAGAGGGGTGCAGTGTACAAAAAGTGGGCCGAAGGAATCAGGGGGCTGCCATGCGACGTTGTGTCCGGCTTAGGCAATGAATGACGCCAATCGCAGCCTCAAACGGATTCCCGTCACGCCCAAAATGGTAGTCCCCATAGGGCCGCGAGCAGGTCGTTTGCCCACGCCACGAAACAAAATGACCTTCCCCCGGCAGGAACAGCACGACCATTGAAAACGCGGGCGAAACCGATGTTTCCGAAGCGGTGGGTGCAGGCTTGGGTGCAGCAAATGACAGCGACGATTTGCTACGCGAGCTGATCAGAATCTGGGAACATGTTTCGCCCGAGATTCGACAAGCGATCCACACTATCGCACGGCAACACGTGGCAGCGAACATGACACGCTGAATCAAACTTTGCAGCTTTGTCAGACAGCGCAGTTTGTGACGGATACGCTCGCCTTCCCGAATAGGCAGCGACTTACTTGTTCTGAAATTGTCAAAATACTCGACTTCCAGTGGATGGAGGAGCGAATACGCAACTATTCGCAACGCATTTTTGTTTCTCGAAGCCGAATTACTTTCGAGTGGAGTTTCTCGTAAACTGTCGTGTTCACGGACCTGAACCTGACCGCTCCGAATTGAAACTCATACTCACATCACGCAACTACAAAATCGGAGCTACGGAGGGATGATCGAAAGCAAGGAGCACCGGATCCGCCCGTTC
It contains:
- a CDS encoding carboxymuconolactone decarboxylase family protein encodes the protein MPSHLPPLIEAEARECELIFRMARQQLGFVPNSMLTMARQPAVLGSFAMLVANILGPPRDRGLPVWTGVRLYLKNIIWSIRHLRSADRLSASLKSLVAHVSSNASGCRYCQAHTIGEAFHLGISIEKLEAVWDFENSDLFDAAEVAALRFALAAGSTPSAVTRDHFTTLRLHYSENQIVELGATIALFGFLNRWNDTFATTLEPDSAAFAQKHLGGSGWEIGKHA
- a CDS encoding DUF3179 domain-containing protein — its product is MGIQSSYVRSVLLFSALAVAVSWSIPRHVQRILQAQSIVPLVQFSGPGGVGFDLSQATIPVGEIQSGGPPKNGIPALTNPTLVSPAEASYLGPSDRVVGVVSGSESRAYPLAILNYHEIINDRIGQLPIAVTYCPLCDSAVVFDRRTPLGEREFGVSGLLYNSNVLMYDGSNTESLWSQVKGEGVSGPGARIKLTVLPMELTTWAAWQARHPNTTVISSETGHRRNYRTSPYAGYFQQPNLMFPAKPISNALPQKERMIGVWDDTAALAIPVSAFAGKSTQIEKSLGSKKFVVAFDANDQTIRVVEADAGVQWMNAFWFAWYAFRPETEITGR